The sequence AGAGTTACCTATACATACATACTTCTCCCTGCCTTTGCTTTCTGCTCCTTAGCTTACTCACTCTACCTTCTGCCACCGGTTTTCCATTGGAACTGTTTTTTCTGAAAGTCGGTaactttcttttttgcttaatttGATGACGAGTCTCAGAATTTATCTTTTCTGATCTCTGCAGCTTTTGACAGTGTTCATATCTTTCTTAGGTTCTCTGAATCTTCAGTCTCcttgtttttcttcctgtttgGTCACTCCTTTTCTGATACCTTTGTGGattcttgtcttttttgttgttgttgtttttgagagagggtctcactctgtcatgcagggtggagtgcagtggtacagtcatagctcactgcagcctcggacccctgagctcaaatgatcctcctggcttagcctcccagtgctgggattgcaggtgtgtgccaccacacccagctgactcttgttctttaaaaattgcCTTCTGTAGACCTTATCCCAAGCCCAGGTCTTTTCTTCATACTCTTCATTCTCCCTGGGTTATCTTACCTACTTCAATGGCTTGCATATTGATATTAATTGATTCCCAAATCAGAATTCCCAAAATCAAAACCAGCCCAGATTGCTGTTTCTCATATACCCAAGTAAATACATTCCCTTGATTATTCTGCAGGTGTCCTCAGACTCAACGTACCTAAAACTAACTATCTTTATCATCAAGTCCTTTCAATTTCCTTGTCATTAAATGGCATTCTCATGTAGTTACTCAAGCCAGGAACCTGAGAGTCTtccttgatttctctttcttcaacTCCCATTTCAAATTAATCACCAAATCTTTTTCATTTATGATATTTTGGGTCCATCTACTCTATTTTGTTGCTAATATTGGTCACCGCTGTCTTTCACCAGAATTACTGCAAACCCTTTCTAAATGGTTTTCTTACTCATTGTCTCTTCTCCAATCCATTATCCATACCAAAGCCAGACTCATCTTTCTAAATTACATGTCTGAGATGTTACACCAATGCATAAAACTCTTCAGTTGCTCTCCATCAAACATATAGTATGTAGACTTTGTAATGTATCTCACCATACTCCGATCTAGCCCTTATTAGGTTTCTTGTCATATTCCTCTTTTTATCTCTGACATTCTGTGCTCTAGCATGCTTTTGTTGGGGAGTCCAAGTTCATTCTCAGTCTCGAAGATTCAATAGGATTCACAGGACTCAGTAAAGATGGTGTACTTGTGGTTAAATTTTACTATAGTGAAAGGATACAGATTAGAATCAGCAATGGGAAAAGGTTCACAGGGCAAAGTCCAGGAGAAACCAAGTGTAAGCTTCTAGATATCCACTCCTAGTAAAGTCACAGGTGCGTGGTGTCGAGGGATGTTTTCTGTGGGGTCAGTCATATAGGCCAGCAGCTCCCATGtgactcacctctgcctcccagagcaaAAACTGGTATTCacataaatcacattgttagGATAAACTCTCATGGTTACACTGGTATAGCATTGCCAAGGCCTTAGGCATGCAAAACTCATGCTCATCAGGTAGAGTATTCAGGGGCTCAGAAGTTATTTCTAAGAAGGTGGCAGCCAAGCCCGGTTCTGAAGACAGGCTTTTGTTGGTAATGTAAAAGGTTGGAACAACGCAGGCCTGCTGAGTTAATCCTTTCAGGCACAAGGCTGAATTTCTTTTGACTCCTTGAAGGACACTCATATTTGCTCTCTTTATTAAGCTGCCACATGGATTTTTATTTGGCTTGGAATATTTTCCCTTTCTAATGGTACACCCCTCAGCCCATTTGTGTCCTTGAAGAACCAGATACTTTCTATATGCTCCTGCATACTTCTATTTAGTTTGCATCCTTTAATACTACAGTCTCCATGGCAGCTTGTATTCATGGCATATAGGTtacatggggaaaaaagaaagataggagaaaaatgaagagatcAAGGCATTAGGGCTCTCAACCAACTGGAAGAACTGGTGCAGTGGGAATAATGTTAAAAAATTGTTGTCAGAAAGTGAAATAGTAGTGTCTTAAGGTTTTAGAGTTACAGGTGAAACTCTCAGGTTCCAAATAATCTCTGATAGATAATACATTCTTAACAGCTCCTTTTATGATGATTCCAGGTTCTGAACCTGGTATCAGGGCTAGCCTCCCTCAAAGCAGGTGGCAGCTTGCTACATTCTCTTTCTTGGGTGATTTGTATATAGTCACAAATGAGGTTTCACagggcctagcacatagtaagtactctgTGAAAGtcagttataataataataatatgcccCATTTTCAAACTGGGTGTTATAGAAGCAGGGCAAGAAATTATGAGAAAAGGAGCCACTGCCTAAAAGAGTTGATTGAAAGAGATCATAGAGGTCATAGGTATAACAGGTACTTGGCCTTTGGGCTTTTCTTGCTTTGTATTGAACAAAGCAGAAATAAGTAGGTCAAGGGAGCTTGATGGCAAGCAGTAGCCTCAGCTCGTTTGTTTCTCAGGCATCCACTGCCTATTTCTGTATCCTTAAGAAGAGATGCTGCTGTATCCACATCAGCCTAGATTTTAGAATTATAATTGATGGAGGGGGGAAAAGCTTCTTTGTTGCTAATTAAAAGAaagttaataatattaaaatggaaaGCCATCTAAAATTTTGGAACTTAatgaacatttttccttttgttcaaaAAGTGAATATACTGAATTTTTGTTTCCCTGACATAATATTGTACATCTGAATTATGTTGATCATAGACCAAAGTTATCAACATTGTGTAGGCATTGGATaatattgtaaatttgttttataaatttataactaTATGAAAGAAGGTTGTCGGGATAATATCAAATGATGAAGGTATGTGAAAGTTTATTGGAGTAATGTTTTTGAGGTAAGTTATCCACCCATTTAGGACTGCAGGAGCGCAGCTTGTCCAGAGTCATAATTATTGTAAATGAGATGGATATGGTtaaaaaacagaccaaaaaaaaccATGTTACTTCTTGTTTTTTgactgtacatttttttttttaaactctaataGAATATGGAAGGCTCCATGTTGACAATCAGCTTTGGAAGTTGGATGGAACTACCTGGACTTAAATTTAAGGACTGGGTATCAAGTAAACGAAGGTAAAGATTGAACTGTATTAAAATTCTTTGATGTACGTTGAAAAAGAGAATgtggaaaaatttcaaaatatttgtgattttgtCATGGCTGAAGAATATAAATGTACatgtctttcaaataaaaatgtgtcCTTGAAGCAGTGATTATAATATGCTAGTTTTCATTTAGAGATGTTATAAAACTAAGCACAAAGCTAAGGGATTATTGCAGATTGGTTTCCTGTGACTTTTGTTAATCATGGGTTTATCTACTGTCTTGTTACATCACTCTCTGTTTAGTTACTTTCTTATCCAtccatatattatttttcatactttatttttatgcattgaTATATAACTTTATCTATGCATATCTCTTATATGAATACCTAAACTCTGCATACCTAAAGTGTTTGACTTTCAGTATAAAGATTGTATATTTTATGATTGATAATTTAAAATGATGGATAAGCTAGAATCTGGCTTATGGTTGGCTAATTGGGTATGAAggaacatatttaataaaaaaaaaataagagtagaactgagggcctggtgcagtggctcacgcctgtaatcccagcattttgggaagctgaggtgggaggatcacctgaggtcaggcgtttgaggccagcttgaccaacatggtgaaaccctgtttactaaaaacacaaaattagccaggcatggtggcgcatgcctgtaatcccagctactcgggaggctaaggcaggagaattgcttgaacccgggaggcagaggttgcagtgagccgaaatcgcgccactggactccagcctgggcaacagagcaagactctgtctcaaaaaaaaaaggacggaAGAAATCTCACCTTGGAAaactataaatttatttattttaaggggaaatcccaaaatttaaaaagagaaatatgaaaaTCCTGTCAATCATTTTCAAGGATAGTAAATATTAGATAAGAATTACTAATACAGAGAATCTACTCTAATTTGACTACTCACAAAATAAGCAAGAAGTTACGTAACCTTTGTTAGAACAGGGATGTAACATTTGAGTACTTCACTTCCTGCTACATAACAACCATGTTAATTCATAGAAATTTTCCTTAATATGAGGAAATTCAGGGAGAGCAAATTTACATCATCATGGGTAATTGAGATTAAACCTTTCCAAAAattcattttagatttttaaaaagaatcatatATGGGTTTGAAACTTGAAGTAAAATTAGGCAAGTTGTACAGTTCTTGATCTTCTTAACTTGGCAAGTGAAATTGCTTAACACATTCTTCACTTTGTAAAAGGGTAAGAAAGAGAAAGCTTTATGATTTATGTACCAGAAGCATTTACTTTTCTAAATTATCCATATTGTGTTGAAGTAATATGTGCAAATGAATTTTGTGATAAATTTAGGTTTAGTTGCTGCCTTTGTATAAAGAGAAGACTCTTAGGTCTCTAGAGATTGGTGGAGTTTGAGTTCTGACTCTTATGACTTCTAGTGTTGTGATCCTGAACAAATAAACTAGTTGTCAATTTTccattctgtaaaatggagatgataatacaGCCATGTATTGCTTAATGATGGTGATATGTTCTGAGAATTGTGTCGTTAGGTGATTTCGTTGGGCAAACATCAtaaagtgtacttacacaaacctccatggtatagcctactataccCTTAGGCTATAgggtatagcctgttgctcctaggctacaaccCAGTACAGCATgttgctgtactgaatactataggcagttgtaacacaattgtaagtatttttgtatctaaatatacaaaaagtacagtaaaaatatgatataaaagatttaaaatggtaTACCTGTGGGAGGTACCATACCAAAAATGGTATACCTGTAtaagggcacttaccatgaatggagcttggaGGGCTGGAAGCTGCTTtggatgagtcagtgagtggtgagtgaatgtgaaggcctagcacattactgtacactaaggtacactttataaacactgcacacttagggtacactaaatttatttttaaaaaagtaattttaccaCAACTTTAAGATGGCTATGATGTCACTAAGctgtaggaatttttcagctcctttATAATCCTTTATGGGACCATTGTTGTATATGCTGTCCTTTGTTGATTGAATTATGTGACACATGACTGAAGAAGTAAAAATCTAAAGTTAATTCTAAatcttaataataattattaaacttcaaaagaaaaatttttgtgAACTTCCCATTACAAGTTACAAACAGTCCCTGATTAATCATGGTTTCACTTAAGGTTTTTAGGTTTTAAGATGGTACCAAAGTGATGTGCATTTCATACAAACTATACTTTGGGTACCAATGCAActgttctgtttttcactttcagtatagaATTCAATAAGtcacatgagatattcaacactttattataaaataggcattttgttagatgattttgcccaactgtaggctagtGTAAGTgctctgagcacatttaaggcaAGCTAGGCTAAGCTTTGATGTTCAGTAAGCTAGTtgttattaaatgcatttttgacttaaaatattttcaacttacaattgGTCTATCAGGACAAACCCTACTGTAAATTGAAGAGCATCCACATCATGAATTATGTCAAATAATTTGCTTCTTATCTCTGATTGGGGCAGGGGATTTTGCTTGTTGCTTTGAACTTTGGAAAATGACATACAGACTAATGCAAGTTTTTCATAAAGAACGGTTATGTTTTAGCTCTGCTTGTGAGTAGGAAGACACATAGAGTGAAATGTCATCTGTTACTTAACCTAGATATAAGATGACTTTGTTTAGCAAAAGACAGATCTGAATTATTTTCAGCTGTTAGGAAAATAGCAGTGTACTAAAATTCATGTCAAGATGGCATGTATAATTTTAAGAAGCATAGATATTAGGCCTGTAATATCTCAATGATTGCCACGAAAATAATTCAGTTGATAGTTATAGATTATAATTGTGAGATAAAGTAGTCCAATTTTCAAATATCCACATTTTAATACCTTCATTTAATGAAAGTTTATCAAGCAGTGTATTTGAGCAGACACTATGCATGGCACTGGGGAAACAGAAGTGCATTAAATATAGTCTCTGCTCTCATGGGacttcttccaattttttgcTAAAAAGTAACTCATGaagatttttaactaaaaatagttttgttttttttaagtgttagGATAATGTATAGCTAAGACAGTCCAGCAGAATTAAAAAGCTATAAAAGCTTACTAGGTAGATAAGTAATAATCATGGAAACTGAAAGTAGTATCCTTATAGgatattttcccttttccttttttaggaACCTAAAAGGGGATCGAGTTATGCCAGAGGAAATAGCTCGCTACTATAAACATTATGTAAAAGTCATGGGTCTTCAGAAGAATTTCAGAGAGAATACTTACATAACTTCCGTATCAAGACTCTACAGAGAtcaagatgatgatgatagtCAAGACAGAGATATTTCAACAAAGCATTTACAGATAGAGAAGTCAAACTTTATCAAGAGAAACTGGGAAATTAGGGGTTATCAGCGAATAGCTGATGGTTCTCATGTTCCCTTCTGCCTCTTTGCTGAGAATGTAGCACTGGCAACTGGAACGCTGGATTCTCCTGCCCATCTGGAAATTGAAGGGGAagattttccttttgtgtttcatTCAATGCCTGAATTTGGAGCTGCTATAAACAAAGGAAAGTTGCGTGGCAAAGTGGATCCAGTGTTAATTGTAGGTTCTGGGCTTACTGCCGCTGATGCAATACTGTGTGCTTACAACAGTAATATCCCTGTGATTCATGTGTTTCGCAGACGAGTAACTGATCCAAGCTTAATTTTCAAACAGCTTCCCAAAAAGCTGTATCCTGAATATCATAAAGTCTATCATATGATGTGTACTCAGTCATATTCTGTAGACTCAAATCTTTTATCTGATTATACCAGCTTTCCCGAGCACCACGTGCTTTCCTTTAAGTCGGACATGAAATGTGTTCTCCAAAGCGTTTCTggattgaagaaaatatttaagctGTCTGCAGCAGTAGTATTGATAGGTTCTCATCCTAATCTGTCTTTTCTGAAGGATCAAGGGTGTTACCTAGGCCATAAGTCAAGCCAGCCAATCACATGTAAGGGTAACCCTGTGGAAATAGATACATATACCTATGAGTGTATTAAAGAAGCCAACCTTTTTGCATTGGGTCCTTTGGTTGGAGACAATTTTGTTCGATTTTTAAAGGGAGGGGCACTGGGTGTTACACGCTGTTTAGCTacaagacagaagaaaaagcatttgtttgttgaaagaggaggaggagatgggatAGCTTAAAGCAAGTTTACAAGTAATTAAAATGGACAGTTTGCCATTAAAGATTTTTAATAGTGGTTTTGCAGTGTACTGGCTTGAATTTTCTGGACTTGAGTTAACTGAAGGAGAGCCTCAAACTATagtaacttcatttttaaaagttactagAATTTGGTATCCTGATTTATATTGTAATGTTTCAAAGGTGTCACTGTCAGACAAATAGAAACACTGCCAACTTGGTGTATCTTAAGCTTTCATTTAACTAAAACATTCTTTTCTTGCAAAACTTATTTTTCATGATCATTTTTGGTTATTTATTATACTTGATTCCAAAATAGTACAGCCTTGAATCTATAAAACTGTGCAGTCATTATGCCAgaaattatcttaaatatataatgGGTCACCTTGCTGTTCAAAGGGTGGTGCAAGGTCCTGCAGCATCTTACATCTgtagcttgttagaaatgtaaactCTCAGGCCCCACAACTTACttcctgcattttaacaagatccccaagGGATATGTATGCTCATAAAAATTTGAGACACTggtttaaatgaaaatgaatataagGTATGTATaactgggggtggggtgagggtagGAGGCATTTACAactcagattttatttattttgaaattatcaaTTGTATAAATCTAATTTATTACCAAATagggtcttttaaaaaatatttttattgttgaaacCTTGACAGGTACTTCATATTCTTCTAATAATTTAAACAGTCCAATAATGTGGTATACACTTTGACATCCAAGAACTCACCAAGATGTTTTTCAGAGATTTATTCTCGATTTAACTATCATAGCATTTAATGAATCTGATTTGTAGTTCAATAAATTGTGGGTTGAACTACTTATCCCTGTGTGAACATTGAATTACTTTCTGTCACTGAAACTAAGGTATTTGGGTGTGGTAAGTACTTCGAAAATTGTAATATTGTTTGGGCATTGTCTAAATTATTAAaggttaaaatagaaaataaagtcagaatttttcttttccattccaaaggTGTACTTAGAGATCTCTATTAGTATTCATTCGAGATGACATAGCAGCTCATATCATGGATGTTTATTGGATTTATCTGTTCTAATTATCTTTATATGTGTGTTTACTGTCTGTGTTTTCACATAAACTGCTAGAATTTTTAATGTTAAGACGAAAACATCTGAAGTTCTCCATGGCAAATTGAATTTttcagtcattttcttttctttttttggtacaaTTACTTCATCTGGAATGTCTTCATTGAACTTCTCgttattctatttttcttagaattaaaagtggattaatgtgtgtttttctgttcattttattgCAGTATTAAATGCTTAAGCTTATTAGGACCAtaattcactttaaatataattgtATAGAATATATTTGCGTCGATCAAATAATTGCTTCAGATGAATTCTTAGACTCTTGATAATATCACACCTAATTTAACTTGATTTTACAAGCTGTACaatccagttttagttttctattgtGATAATAACTTTTTTCAAACCAGTTTCACATCTTAATGAAATAACATTCTCTGACTGCACTTGCTTCAGTACTCTCTTGCCTGCCTGTTTTTGACCTCTGCATGAGTTGGATTAGATGTTTTTCTTACTGTCACTTCTAAATAGAAAATGACAGTGTTATAAAAAAGGGAAGGATAAAACCTTTGACATCCCCTTGTgtctcaaaagtccacagttatTCAAACAATGGCTTTTTTGTGATGAgagtatttgttaaaaaaaaaaaaaagacttcaagaaaaataaaagttcagtGGAGCTGCAAATAAATCTGGTGAATAATTTCATCTTTGGTAATCTCCCATTTCCTGAGTTCTTCCTCAATCCAAGCTGTCCTGTGTGGTATATAACATTTGGGCATTTTCTCTGATATACTATACTCTCATGTTCTATAAATTTCTGTCCCGTAATTCTAacactttacattttttctttgctaTCAGCTATAGCTATTCATGGAAGGGAAGAATCACTAAATACTTGTCTAGTTATAGCATGATGTGAGCATCTCCTCCTTATCCCTCGATGCCTGGCGTGGTGTCTGGCAAACAGTCCATAATTAGCAGATGTTGAAAGACCGTTTACAAAGCagtatttggggatttaaagTGCAATGATACAACAAAAAGATTTAATTACAGCTTCCAGTGTTTTGACTATGTGAACCATATCCAACTGCTTTTTTGAAAATCTAGTTCTATGTAatatatttctgtggcatcaaaTTTTAGTTGATTGTATTAGTCAATAGGAAGTGGtggaaaatttctaaataaattcaaCTATTAAATGCAAGTTCCACTAAATCTTAGTGTTTGGAACACTGAAGAACCCAGAATGAAACAAAATTAGACTGAAtgtaaatgtcatttaaaaatctaactgggggctgggcacagtggctcacgcctgtaatcccaaaacttcaggaggccgaggcaggtggatcacctgaggtcaggagtttgggaccagccccgctaacatggtgaaaccccatctctactaaaaatacaaaagttagctgggcgtggtggtgtgtgcctgtagtcccagctacttgggaagtgaggcacaagaatcgcttgaacctgggaagcagaggttgcagtgagctgagactgcatcactgcactccagcctgggcttcagagcagaactatctgaaaaaaaaaaaattaaaaatctaactCGGTTACAGAGGCTGCTTGTTGCATAGAGCCATTTTGATCTGATCAGATCATACAGTTTTTAAGTTGTATACTTTccttgtggggggagggggataaAGGGCCTGAGTACCCTAAGGCTAGTCTGAAGAGTATGTGAAATAAGGATTAAAGAGATACCCTGATTATTTTGAACAACTacccaccaccccccccccccccccgccaaccACCCATGCAGGTTATTCAAGAGAAATGGTGTCTGGGGAAGGAACAGGGTAGAAAAGGTGAAGATCATGACTAATaaagcataaaaagaatgaaaaccttcaaattaaaaataaaaggatggcgTCCTGGTTTTAATCATGATGGAGTAATAAGAATAGGGCTTACCTTTTACTGTAATAATCAACTATAAAACTcttgaaaatatataaagcagtGTTTTCATACAGTTGTAGACAGCAGTCCAGGACTGATTTTTAAGAGAAGAAACAAGCGGTGAGCTCCATAATCACCCTGACTTTCTGCTTGAAGGTACTTTGCAAACTAACACAAAGTGGAGTATGTCTGGTTGGGAGAAAATAACACAGTATAGGGTTCCTGCTGGAATCTGCTGGGCAGAGTACTGGGGAGGAGGAAGCTGCAGAGATGCagctgcagaaatctgcataatTTTCTTACATCTGGCACAATACTAAACAGTACAGGGAGAACCATGGGGCTTTAGGGATCAGCAGCTATAAGTTAGGGGCCGAGTGGAGACTTTGAAGGTATTCAGCTCTGGAAGACATTGGAATTCTGGCCAAATAGCAGAGCCAGACCTTGCTGAACACCTCAAGCATTCAGCTGAAACCCCAAAAAGGCCATGCCTTGTGAATAGGGGTACCTTAATTTGCCCCAAACTAAGCCTCAACAGGATCAAGCAGATCTGTGAGTAAATTAACTGCCTGCCAGCACAAGACTTGACACTCCTCAAGGAAGACAAAATCCAGACTGTCACAACAGCATCAGTAATGTCCAGCACACAATAAAAGATTACTGGGTGTCCAGACAAGAAAATGTGACACAACCAGACAAAACAAGCAATCAAAACAGATCTAAGAACTGATACAAATGTTGGAAGTCGCAGACAAGTACTTTAAAAGTTAATatgttcaaaatattaaaatgacacTGAACAAGTAGGGAATCtcagaagaaaaactaaaaagtgaACATTCTATAGCTGAAAAGTACATTCTGAAAGGAAAAATTCACTGGATGAGCTTAACATACCGGACgctggagaagaaaagataaTGAACTTGAGAACAGGTTAATATAAACTATCCAAAAAAAGCatagagaaaactaaaaaaacaatTGCCAGACTTGATGTGATAATATCAAGTGTCTAACATGTACAGTTGGAATTCAAAAGGAGAGGAAGACTGGGCCAGAGAAACACATATTTGGAGAATTAAAAgctgaaaaatttacaaatttcatttaaaaaatctacaacCCATAGATCCAAGAAACTCAAACTGCAAACAGGATAAATATTAAGGAAAACACACCTATGCACCTAATAGATTGCTGAGAAAAATAGGAAAGTTTAAAAGCTGTCGGAGAAAAAAGGGAACAATGATGAGAAGAAATACATgactagaaaaaaatgcaatcaaGAAGACCGTCTTAAATATCTTTGAATTGCTAAAGTAAAAATACTGCCAAACTAAAATTCTacatccagtgaaaatattcttcaaaacgAGTGAAATGGTCGTTTTTGGATATGTGAAAGTTGAGAAAATATGCTGTCAGAAGACCTGCACTGCAAAAAGTGGAAATTCTTCACATTGAAGGTACATGATACCTGCATGTATctacatgaaagaaagaaaaatgccagaaatggtaaataaaaattatgtattttctcatttcttaaatTATTCAAAATCCAATTGACTGTTGAGAATGTGTTTAaccaaaaacaatttaaaacaaaaagtaaaaaattgtaTGATTTAGGACATGTAGAGTAAAATATACGATAATTGTAGCACTgtatagaaagacaaatagaagtacactttattttttttccccagagaggGTATCAccctgtctcctaggctggattgcagtggtgtaatcttggctcactgcagcctcatcccagtctcaagcgatcctcctgcctcagcctcccaagtagctgggaccacagggaagtgccaccacacacagctgattttttgtagagatggagttttgccatattgcccagggtgatcttaagctgagctcaagtgatctgcctgccttagcctcccaaagtgctgggattacaggcatgagccactgtgcgtggcaGAAGTATACTTTTATCAGGTGTATACATTATACAATTAGTGGTGTGTTATTTAGATAAGAATGCATATCCTTATAGTAACTACTAAAAACAAGTAAAAGGTATAGCTGTAAAGCCAACAGAAGAGATGAAatggaatactaaaaaataattcaaagaaggcagaaaaagagaaacagatgggacaaaataagtgagaaaataacCATGATCATATACTCCAACCCAACCGTagcaataattatatttacatacaAGTGGATTAAGCACTACCAACTTAAAAGCAAAGATCATCAGATTCAATAAAAAGCTTCAACAAGGTTTACAAGAGCTTTATCCAAATATAAAGATACCAATAGGTTataagtaaaaatggaaaaagacataccatgaaaacattaataaaatacttcAAGACAAGTATTAGAGATAGATATTTTATAACAATGTTTAGTTAATGGAGAACATATcaattctaaatgtatatgcacctaaTTACTGAGTTTTAAGATACATAAAAGACAATGGAGAACTAAGGTGAGACAAAGTTACAATCATAGTTGGAGACTGAGTAGACAAAATCAGAAAGGATGTAAGGGATATTCAATGGCATTACCAACCACTGATCTGACATTTATGGAACAACTACACCCCTAAACTGCAGaatactcattctttttatgtgcAACCAGAATATTCACCAAAATGGGCCAACAATATGCTTgcccataaaacaagtctcaaaaaatttaa comes from Pan troglodytes isolate AG18354 chromosome 7, NHGRI_mPanTro3-v2.0_pri, whole genome shotgun sequence and encodes:
- the OSGIN2 gene encoding oxidative stress-induced growth inhibitor 2 isoform X5, whose amino-acid sequence is MPLVEETSLLEDSSVTFPVVIIGNGPSGICLSYMLSGYRPYLSSEAIHPNTILNSKLEEARHLSIVDQDLEYLSEGLEGRSSNPVAVLFDTLLHPDADFGYDYPSVLHWKLEQHHYIPHVVLGKGPPGGAWHNMEGSMLTISFGSWMELPGLKFKDWVSSKRRNLKGDRVMPEEIARYYKHYVKVMGLQKNFRENTYITSVSRLYRDQDDDDSQDRDISTKHLQIEKSNFIKRNWEIRGYQRIADGSHVPFCLFAENVALATGTLDSPAHLEIEGEDFPFVFHSMPEFGAAINKGKLRGKVDPVLIVGSGLTAADAILCAYNSNIPVIHVFRRRVTDPSLIFKQLPKKLYPEYHKVYHMMCTQSYSVDSNLLSDYTSFPEHHVLSFKSDMKCVLQSVSGLKKIFKLSAAVVLIGSHPNLSFLKDQGCYLGHKSSQPITCKGNPVEIDTYTYECIKEANLFALGPLVGDNFVRFLKGGALGVTRCLATRQKKKHLFVERGGGDGIA
- the OSGIN2 gene encoding oxidative stress-induced growth inhibitor 2 isoform X2, whose product is MSGRKLFTSSFRNMFLIYQCYFSSSFRNYSDTETEGEIFNSLVQYFGDNLGRKVKAMPLVEETSLLEDSSVTFPVVIIGNGPSGICLSYMLSGYRPYLSSEAIHPNTILNSKLEEARHLSIVDQDLEYLSEGLEGRSSNPVAVLFDTLLHPDADFGYDYPSVLHWKLEQHHYIPHVVLGKGPPGGAWHNMEGSMLTISFGSWMELPGLKFKDWVSSKRRNLKGDRVMPEEIARYYKHYVKVMGLQKNFRENTYITSVSRLYRDQDDDDSQDRDISTKHLQIEKSNFIKRNWEIRGYQRIADGSHVPFCLFAENVALATGTLDSPAHLEIEGEDFPFVFHSMPEFGAAINKGKLRGKVDPVLIVGSGLTAADAILCAYNSNIPVIHVFRRRVTDPSLIFKQLPKKLYPEYHKVYHMMCTQSYSVDSNLLSDYTSFPEHHVLSFKSDMKCVLQSVSGLKKIFKLSAAVVLIGSHPNLSFLKDQGCYLGHKSSQPITCKGNPVEIDTYTYECIKEANLFALGPLVGDNFVRFLKGGALGVTRCLATRQKKKHLFVERGGGDGIA
- the OSGIN2 gene encoding oxidative stress-induced growth inhibitor 2 isoform X4 gives rise to the protein MFLIYQCYFSSSFRNYSDTETEGEIFNSLVQYFGDNLGRKVKAMPLVEETSLLEDSSVTFPVVIIGNGPSGICLSYMLSGYRPYLSSEAIHPNTILNSKLEEARHLSIVDQDLEYLSEGLEGRSSNPVAVLFDTLLHPDADFGYDYPSVLHWKLEQHHYIPHVVLGKGPPGGAWHNMEGSMLTISFGSWMELPGLKFKDWVSSKRRNLKGDRVMPEEIARYYKHYVKVMGLQKNFRENTYITSVSRLYRDQDDDDSQDRDISTKHLQIEKSNFIKRNWEIRGYQRIADGSHVPFCLFAENVALATGTLDSPAHLEIEGEDFPFVFHSMPEFGAAINKGKLRGKVDPVLIVGSGLTAADAILCAYNSNIPVIHVFRRRVTDPSLIFKQLPKKLYPEYHKVYHMMCTQSYSVDSNLLSDYTSFPEHHVLSFKSDMKCVLQSVSGLKKIFKLSAAVVLIGSHPNLSFLKDQGCYLGHKSSQPITCKGNPVEIDTYTYECIKEANLFALGPLVGDNFVRFLKGGALGVTRCLATRQKKKHLFVERGGGDGIA
- the OSGIN2 gene encoding oxidative stress-induced growth inhibitor 2 isoform X1, translated to MPVWCCRCSLAGHFRNYSDTETEGEIFNSLVQYFGDNLGRKVKAMPLVEETSLLEDSSVTFPVVIIGNGPSGICLSYMLSGYRPYLSSEAIHPNTILNSKLEEARHLSIVDQDLEYLSEGLEGRSSNPVAVLFDTLLHPDADFGYDYPSVLHWKLEQHHYIPHVVLGKGPPGGAWHNMEGSMLTISFGSWMELPGLKFKDWVSSKRRNLKGDRVMPEEIARYYKHYVKVMGLQKNFRENTYITSVSRLYRDQDDDDSQDRDISTKHLQIEKSNFIKRNWEIRGYQRIADGSHVPFCLFAENVALATGTLDSPAHLEIEGEDFPFVFHSMPEFGAAINKGKLRGKVDPVLIVGSGLTAADAILCAYNSNIPVIHVFRRRVTDPSLIFKQLPKKLYPEYHKVYHMMCTQSYSVDSNLLSDYTSFPEHHVLSFKSDMKCVLQSVSGLKKIFKLSAAVVLIGSHPNLSFLKDQGCYLGHKSSQPITCKGNPVEIDTYTYECIKEANLFALGPLVGDNFVRFLKGGALGVTRCLATRQKKKHLFVERGGGDGIA